From Toxorhynchites rutilus septentrionalis strain SRP chromosome 2, ASM2978413v1, whole genome shotgun sequence, a single genomic window includes:
- the LOC129771499 gene encoding protein sarah gives MAHPAAAGGDLDASTPDENLFINASDGLPNEHPALPSAYDSENESNPVDDGLLEDLPTSIIVTNIHSEVFASVELKARMEELFKTFSENATFQWLKSFRRLRVNYDTALAAANARIQLHQYQFGKSIITCYLAQPVTPVSNKNLKPPAPVKQFLISPPASPPAGWEPAEENEPLVNHDLLAALANLTPGVIHEIHAQTDNHPGIVLHTANMGMQEDGHSNKSSGGSSFDDDDEDFPRKGRIVQTRCPERQDST, from the coding sequence ATGGCCCATCCAGCAGCTGCCGGTGGAGATCTGGACGCCAGCACGCCGGACGAGAACTTGTTCATAAATGCGTCCGATGGTCTGCCGAACGAACATCCGGCGCTGCCCAGTGCTTATGATTCGGAAAACGAATCCAATCCGGTGGATGACGGTCTTTTAGAGGACTTGCCGACGTCAATCATCGTCACCAACATACACTCGGAGGTGTTTGCCAGTGTTGAACTGAAGGCCCGAATGGAGGAACTGTTCAAAACCTTCTCTGAGAACGCAACTTTCCAGTGGTTGAAAAGTTTTCGACGGTTGCGGGTGAACTATGACACTGCACTAGCGGCGGCGAATGCGCGCATCCAGCTGCACCAGTATCAGTTTGGGAAATCTATAATTACCTGCTATTTGGCCCAACCGGTCACACCGGTTTCGAATAAGAATCTCAAGCCACCAGCACCTGTCAAACAGTTTCTCATCTCACCTCCAGCGTCTCCGCCCGCCGGCTGGGAACCGGCCGAGGAAAATGAACCCCTCGTGAATCACGATCTGTTGGCGGCGCTGGCCAATCTAACACCAGGTGTGATCCACGAGATCCACGCTCAGACGGATAACCACCCGGGTATTGTGTTGCATACGGCAAATATGGGAATGCAGGAGGATGGTCACAGTAACAAATCGTCCGGTGGCAGTAGCTTCGATGATGACGACGAAGACTTTCCGCGGAAGGGGCGAATCGTGCAGACTCGATGCCCCGAACGTCAGGATTCCACCTAA